In Juglans microcarpa x Juglans regia isolate MS1-56 chromosome 7D, Jm3101_v1.0, whole genome shotgun sequence, the following are encoded in one genomic region:
- the LOC121239330 gene encoding BTB/POZ domain-containing protein At3g44820: MAPARKVSEFRREGNGWFCNSGLPSDITVVVEGVNFHLHKFPLISKCGKMAKIHDESQSTHEKIFTTVLEEFPGGPDTFLIAVKFCYGVRLEMTPRNIVMVYCAADYLEMTDEYGEGNLISKSESFFHKNILRNWKDCILALQSSEPVMSRAEKLQILSKCFNALSMMVCTDPSLFGWPMMMYGSLQSPGGSILWNGINTGARIRSSESDWWFEDISYLSVSLFVGLIKTMEGRGIRPENLAGAAMYYARKYLPGLGRWQGGQSGKTRTVASFSLTPAAVDQKDLLESIEKLLPAKKGKSFCRFLLGLLRVTLILGVTHTCKDSLEKRIGMQLELATLDALLIPTYSDSDTLYNTDCVERIIHHFMSSESFITSFSPSSFDLETSPSSGPLRKVAKLIDSYIAEVASDVNLKPGKIRSIAQALPESSRPLHDGLYRALDIYFKAHPWLSEKEKEELCNVIDYQKLSIDACAHASQNERLPLRVVLQVLFFEQMQLRTALAGCLHVLDTESAPAGPLTVPGDMAGQIVQRDGWVTVVRENRVLKVDMERMRSRVGELEEEFSKIKQEMKKVTKSHSTLSSPRLVVKKIGCKLVPGSSDAQPDAVESTGPTPRPSLEQLRLSRNSRHRKSFSLF; encoded by the exons ATGGCTCCCGCAAGGAAGGTTTCTGAGTTTCGTCGAGAAGGCAATGGCTG GTTCTGCAATTCTGGATTGCCTAGCGATATTACTGTTGTGGTTGAGGGCGTAAACTTCCATTTGCACAAG TTTCCTCTCATATCAAAATGTGGGAAGATGGCAAAAATACATGACGAATCCCAAAGTACCCATGAGAAGATTTTTACCACAGTGCTGGAAGAATTTCCTGGTGGCCCTGACACTTTCTTGATTGCAGTTAAGTTTTGCTATGGTGTCCGTCTTGAAATGACACCAAGAAACATAGTAATGGTATACTGTGCAGCAGACTATCTTGAAATGACAGATGAGTATGGAGAAGGTAACTTAATATCTAAGTCAGAAAGTTTCTTTCATAAGAATATACTTCGTAACTGGAAAGATTGTATTTTGGCTCTTCAAAGTTCTGAGCCTGTCATGTCAAGGGCTGAAAAGCTCCAGATATTGAGCAAATGTTTTAATGCTCTATCTATGATGGTTTGTACGGATCCTAGTTTGTTTGGATGGCCCATGATGATGTATGGTAGTTTGCAGAGCCCTGGGGGAAGTATCTTATGGAATGGAATAAACACAGGGGCAAGAATTAGAAGCTCAGAATCTGACTGGTGGTTTGAAGACATCTCATATCTTAGTGTTAGTTTGTTTGTGGGACTTATTAAGACAATGGAAGGAAGAGGTATAAGACCTGAAAACCTAGCTGGTGCAGCAATGTACTATGCCAGAAAGTACCTACCTGGTCTAGGCCGATGGCAGGGTGGACAAAGTGGCAAAACCAGGACAGTTGCAAGTTTTAGCTTGACACCTGCTGCGGTGGATCAAAAGGATCTATTGGAAAGCATTGAGAAGCTTCTGCCAGCAAAGAAGGGCAAATCCTTTTGCCGTTTTTTACTGGGACTTCTTCGTGTTACATTGATATTAGGTGTCACTCATACATGCAAGGACTCTTTAGAGAAGAGAATAGGAATGCAATTAGAACTGGCAACTCTTGATGCTCTTCTGATTCCAActtattctgattctgatacATTATATAATACTGACTGTGTTGAACGGATCATCCATCATTTTATGTCTTCTGAGTCATTTATAACATCATTTTCTCCATCATCATTTGACCTGGAAACCTCACCATCATCTGGGCCGTTAAGAAAAGTTGCAAAGTTGATAGACAGCTATATTGCAGAGGTTGCTTCTGATGTGAATCTGAAACCAGGAAAGATCCGCTCTATTGCTCAGGCCCTCCCAGAATCTTCAAGACCTTTGCATGATGGGCTATACAGAGCACTGGATATATATTTCAAG GCGCACCCTTGGCTTTCcgagaaggagaaggaagaacTCTGCAATGTCATTGACTACCAGAAACTATCCATTGATGCCTGTGCTCATGCATCCCAAAATGAAAGGCTGCCACTTAGAGTTGTTCTTCAAGTTCTGTTTTTTGAGCAAATGCAGCTAAGAACAGCGCTAGCTGGTTGTCTCCATGTACTGGACACTGAAAGTGCCCCTGCAGGTCCTTTGACTGTCCCAGGTGACATGGCGGGCCAGATTGTACAGAGGGATGGTTGGGTAACAGTAGTACGTGAGAACCGGGTTTTAAAGGTTGATATGGAAAGGATGAGGTCTAGAGTCGGGGAACTTGAGGAAGAATTTAGTAAAATAAAGCAAGAGATGAAAAAGGTGACAAAATCACATAGTACCCTTAGTTCTCCTCGTTTGGTTGTGAAGAAAATTGGATGCAAGCTTGTTCCAGGATCCTCGGATGCTCAACCAGATGCTGTTGAAAGCACTGGACCCACTCCAAGACCGTCACTTGAGCAGTTGCGTCTTTCACGCAATTCAAGACACCGGAAAAGCTTCTCTTTGTTTTGA
- the LOC121239876 gene encoding protein RETICULATA-RELATED 1, chloroplastic — protein sequence MSLCSPSFNLARVCTLWDDTTANPTPQCRILGCSLNPSLDSTSHRPKMVAFRIREHYYPAQNRGFGLRCIGSESVAKGIAGSEEGQTGDLKEEFRVGGYYEANIDGGGGDGSGGGDSFGNGGDGEDGRGGGDNDEEKEFGPILKFEEVMKETKARGVELPSDMLEAAKTTGIRQLLLERYLDLQGSAWPLGLLMRYCSMLRNRMLADPSFLFKVGIEIVIDSCCATFAEVQKRGKDFWSEFELYAADLLVGVVVDIALVGLLAPYVRFGKPSTSRGLFGRIQHACDALPSSVFEAERPGCSFSGKQRIATYFYKGVLYGSVGFGCGLIGQGIANMIMNAKRSLKKSEEDVPVPPLVKSAALWGVFLAVSSNTRYQIINGLERLVEASSLAKQVPPVAMAFTVGVRFANNIYGGMQFVDWAKWSGVQ from the exons ATGTCGCTCTGTTCTCCGAGCTTCAACCTCGCGCGTGTTTGCACCTTGTGGGACGACACCACAGCCAATCCAACGCCGCAATGCCGGATTTTGGGATGCTCGCTGAATCCTAGTCTCGATTCCACGAGTCATCGACCAAAGATGGTGGCTTTCCGCATTCGAGAACATTATTATCCGGCCCAGAACCGCGGGTTCGGGCTTCGATGCATCGGGTCGGAGTCCGTGGCGAAGGGGATCGCGGGGTCGGAAGAGGGACAAACTGGTGATTTGAAGGAGGAATTCAGGGTGGGGGGTTATTATGAGGCAAATATTGATGGTGGCGGAGGAGATGGTAGTGGTGGTGGAGATTCGTTTGGAAATGGTGGTGATGGAGAAGACGGCCGCGGTGGTGGCGATAACGACGAGGAGAAGGAGTTCGGGCCTATATTGAAGTTTGAGGAGGTGATGAAGGAGACGAAGGCTCGAGGGGTTGAGCTTCCTTCGGATATGTTGGAGGCTGCCAAGACGACTGGAATTCGGCAACTACTTCTTGAGCGGTATTTGGATTTGCAG GGGTCTGCTTGGCCGCTAGGCCTTTTGATGAGGTACTGCTCTATGCTTCGTAACCGAATGCTGGCTGATCCTTCGTTTCTTTTCAAAGTTGGGATAGAG ATAGTCATAGATTCCTGTTGTGCAACATTTGCGGAGGTTCAGAAAAGAGGGAAGGATTTTTGGTCAGAGTTTGAGTTGTATGCTGCAGATCTTTTAGTTGGTGTGGTTGTGGATATTGCTTTGGTTGGTTTGTTAGCACCTTATGTTCGATTTGGCAAGCCATCCACATCGAGGGGTTTATTTGGACGCATACAACATGCTTGTGATGCTCTTCCTAGCAG TGTTTTTGAAGCGGAAAGGCCAGGTTGTAGCTTCTCGGGAAAGCAGCGGATTGCCACATACTTCTATAAG GGTGTATTATATGGATCAGTTGGATTTGGATGTGGTCTCATTGGCCAAGGCATTGCAAATATGATCATGAATGCCAAACG GAGTTTAAAGAAATCAGAAGAAGACGTACCCGTGCCTCCTCTTGTGAAAAGTGCTGCTCTTTGGg GTGTGTTTCTTGCTGTGTCTTCCAACACTCGCTATCAAATCATAAATGGACTGGAGCGTCTGGTTGAAGCATCATCTTTGGCAAAGCAGGTTCCACCAGTTGCGATGGCTTTCACCGTAGGCGTGAGATTCGCCAACAATATTTATGGTGGTATGCAGTTTGTAGATTGGGCTAAATGGAGTGGGGTTCAATAG
- the LOC121239727 gene encoding UDP-D-apiose/UDP-D-xylose synthase 2 — MALARVDLDGNPIKPMTICMIGAGGFIGSHLCEKLMAETPHKVLALDVYNDKIKHLLEPAGSHPWSDRIQFHRLNIKNDSRLEGLIKMADLTINLAAICTPADYNTRPLDTIYSNFIDALPVVKYCSENGKRLIHFSTCEVYGKTIGSFLPKDSPLRQDPEYYVLKEDASPCIFGSIEKQRWSYACAKQLIERLIYAEGAENGLDFTIVRPFNWIGPRMDFIPGIDGPSEGVPRVLACFSNNLLRHEPLKLVDGGESQRTFIYIKDAIEAVLLMIENPARANGQIFNVGNPNNEVTVRQLAEMMIEVYSKVSGEPSLEAPTVDVSSQEFYGVGYDDSDKRIPDMTIINRQLGWNPKTSLWDLLESTLTYQHRTYAEAVKQAIAKPAAN, encoded by the exons ATGGCGTTGGCGCGGGTAGATCTGGACGGGAACCCGATAAAGCCGATGACGATATGCATGATCGGTGCCGGAGGGTTCATAGGGTCCCACCTTTGCGAGAAGCTGATGGCGGAGACGCCGCACAAGGTTCTTGCCCTCGACGTCTACAACGACAAGATCAAACACCTCCTCGAGCCCGCCGGCTCGCATCCCTGGTCCGATCGCATCCAGTTCCACCGCCTCAACATCAAGAACGACTCCCGCCTCGAAGGCCTCATTAAGATGGCAGATCTG ACGATAAATCTGGCTGCGATTTGTACTCCTGCGGACTACAACACGCGCCCACTCGACACGATTTACAGCAATTTCATCGATGCGCTCCCTGTG GTTAAGTACTGCTCAGAGAACGGCAAGCGTCTCATTCACTTTTCTACTTGTGAGGTGTATGGGAAAACGATTGGGAGCTTCCTTCCTAAAGATAGCCCTCTTCGTCAG GATCCTGAATATTATGTTCTTAAAGAAGATGCCTCCCCATGCATTTTTGGTTCTATTGAGAAGCAGAGATGGTCCTATGCATGTGCAAAGCAATTGATTGAGAGGCTGATTTATG CTGAGGGTGCAGAGAATGGTCTCGATTTTACAATTGTGAGGCCCTTCAACTGGATTGGACCCAGAATGGATTTCATACCTGGAATCGACGGTCCAAGTGAGGGTGTTCCAAGGGTTCTGGCGTGCTTTAGTAAT AATCTCCTGCGTCATGAGCCACTCAAGCTTGTGGATGGTGGCGAATCCCAGAGAACTTTCATTTATATAAAGGATGCAATCGAAGCTGTTTTGCTGATGATT GAAAATCCAGCTAGGGCCAATGGTCAAATATTTAATGTTGGCAACCCTAACAACGAAGTTACAGTTAGGCAGCTTGCTGAAATGATGATTGAG GTGTATTCAAAAGTAAGTGGGGAACCATCTCTGGAAGCACCTACTGTCGATGTGAGCTCTCAAGAATTTTATGGTGTGGGATATGATGATAGCGACAAGAGAATTCCCGACATGACCATAATCAATAGGCAACTGG GTTGGAACCCCAAGACTTCTTTGTGGGACTTGCTTGAATCAACACTCACCTATCAACATAGGACGTATGCCGAGGCGGTTAAGCAAGCCATTGCAAAACCAGCTGCCAACTAA